The Oncorhynchus gorbuscha isolate QuinsamMale2020 ecotype Even-year linkage group LG04, OgorEven_v1.0, whole genome shotgun sequence genome includes the window TCAGCTTTAGGCCTTTGTATTTTAgttagttgctctggataagagcgtctgctaaatgacttaaatgtaatgtaatgtaacagctgcattggcctataggctaCATCTGAGTTCCGTGCTCTCATTTCTCGAGCTGCCAATAGAGTACCAAattatgagtcataatacccataaaacctagcggtcaaaacAGGGAAATTGTTCCAATtgttttccaccattcatttttcccataggggattttaaaAACCCTAAAAATAAGGGCAGTGTTTAATGTAGGCTAACACTGGCATGACGTTTTGATAACTGTGTAAATCTCTGACAAGGTGACTTAACAATATAGttgcctgtatttacccccaacaaatgaaatgctaattagctgctaatgtggctatcataaagaactacaaatgccatgatgatatGGAGGAGACTCAAATCGAGGCAAaagtaagaatctctggattaactatgttagctaaatgtagaaatgaataaattggctacatttctttaaatgtacctgttagcaaaggtgccCGCTAGAGATGACATGCAGGGATTTGTTGTCTTGTGtaatgtctactttgatgctaattagtgTGTTTTGAATCAGAGTAAATAGagccaaatatattgataaatcaCCTTGTTcgagagatttacacggttatcaaaaagTCAAGGCAGGGTAAACTTACACAAAACACAGCTCTTATTTGAAGGTTTTCTAAAATCCCCAATGGGAAAATGAagggtggaaaaacgattggaaccatttccctgtttgactgctacattttatgggtattatgacaccactgtggggctctatggaTCACATTCTATCAATGTGTCCCTATGGTAGTTTTATGATCTTACTTCAGATTGTTATGATTAACCACGTGACAACGTTATTATTGAAGTTCCATGAAAATGTGCATAAATAAAtataactggcacgcagatcagTAGAAATCATAAGCTTCCACAAACTCATGAGCTGCCTATAGACCCTTTTTCGAATACATTACACACAGATGCGCGTGACTCTTGGTGGCAGTAAGAAAGTCATCGCCATCTGTGCCCATTCAACATAGCCTAGATTTACACTTTTACTTCTAAACAAAAAACGTTGGGTTCTCATGCGCTTACAATTATGGTTTGATTCTTGCTTGAACAGTCGCTACGATTATATTTGGTTGTGATCtttgtaaaataaatattttgcatGCAGCAGTTGTTAAAACGCTAATGCTCATTGACATTTTTGCTGGTGTTCTAAAAGAACTCCCCCCATGCTCTGTCATCAACTTGCGCGCATCGCCCTCGTGCGGCAATGTCTGCAAACAAAGAAATGGTCTATGGTCTTTACTATTGCACCAAATATATTTTCAAAACAAAACCAACATTCCACAGcttgtcgtttccaatgggaacaaaCGAGTCATAGTGGGCAGGTATTATGGGCAGAACCCAGTACACGATAGCGATATCATATTGGCGCAACGGCTACAATGTGAAGTGTGCGTGTGCAATAACTTAATTCGCCTTTGCACTCCTAAAAAGCGATATTTTCGTAAACTTttgcaaagggtaaagtctacaaaattTAGTCCGCTGTTCATAAAATAttttagttttgggaacagaaaactgtattgagatcaaatgtttaatcgGTGTGAACATGTGCAGTATGTCGGACTTGCTTATTTTTGTCACTTCCCTGCATTTGGAGAGGCGGTGGCAAATAGGTTGTAACGCATACCATTTTGGCTCAATGCATGCGTATGACCGGTATGGACAAGTGGCTAAAATTAGATCAAGATGGAGAACAGCGTACCTCAGTTTCTTCCGTGGGAGGAGCCGGATTAGCACGTTTCTACGGAAATGACGCTTTCGCATTAAAGCAAGTTTAGCGCGCGCGAGTGAGCTCCACAAACCATTTCCCCTCCAGGAAGAGACAACTCGTGTCGCACTTTGTGAAGCGAGAATAGGAGCTATTTTGTAACCAAGCTCGCAACATTTAGACCTAAAACATTGAAGTTGACGGGAAAACGTctcagtaaatattttcttagttCTACTTGAACCAAACACAGATTCCACCATGTTTGAGGCTCGCTTGGTACAGGGATCCATCCTGAAGAAAGTTTTGGAGGCTCTGAAGGACCTGATCACAGAGGCCTGTTGGGACGTGAGCTCGTCGGGTATTTCTCTCCAGAGTATGGATTCGTCCCACGTCTCCCTTGTTCAGCTTACCCTTCGCAGCGACGGGTTCGACTCTTACCGCTGCGACCGCAACCTCGCCATGGGAGTCAATCTTAGCAGGTGAGCATAACTGATTGAATATGGCAGTATGATTGTGAAGTTTAGCTTGCTAGCAAGCCAGATAACGATAACTTAGCGTTAGTTTAGCAGGAATGTAGTTATGTTTTATGATTTGTCTAATTTGCTGGATTTACTGCCAGATAGTAAGGTAACTAGCGTTAGTCTGGCTTCTTGAGTTAGCGTCTTGAAGGTGTACTCTCCTGTCatacctttttttttttactataacAAGAGGACATATTAGATAAAAGTTTTAGTTACGGGCGTGTTACCGTTATACTGCTACATGTATGGTGCAAAGCCGCCTTTTGAAAATGACGTGACGTAATTTGAGCGCCAAATCCACTGCTTTCTCTGGGTGATGGTTGGCGCGAATTTCTCGAACCCGCGAAGGTCAGCTGACGTCAGTCACTATTGTTCTGAAATTGCCTAAATGGGTCAAATGATCACGCTTACCAACCACATACAATCACATTATCATAATGTGTCCTCTAACTGTTAGTAGATCTGGACTTCGACAATGGTGTTTCATGTAGTGTCATGATGATTTACACTTGAATCACATGGCCACATAGCCAATGAAAGAGCAGAGTTAAATGATTCAAATACGCCAATTATTCAAATAGCCTTACACAACATGTCGAATCTACATGTCATCTTTACAGGGTGTCAGCCATTTAAGAATATATGGTGTTTTTTGAGTGAAATGATGGCTTATCATCTTTCGGGACAGACCTGATAATGGTGACAACTTTCTATACTGATCACTCAAAAAAAGGAGTACTGTTTTAAAACTGGTTCCTTTAACAGTatgccagatactgactggtctaCCACCCTCTTCCTCCTAAGTATGTCAAAGATCCTGAAGTGTGCTGGGAATGAGGACATCATCACTCTCAGAGCAGAAGACAACGCAGACACACTCGCCCTTGTCTTTGAGACTCTCAGTGAGTACCTTTATCTATCCGTATCAATAGCTCTACTCTTCCTGTAGGGATTTCATTTCGAGCTTGATTTGATATATTCCCCAAATAGAGGTTCATACCATTAGTAAGACTTGAAGAGTCAGGCACCATGCAAAAGCATTGTTTTCATTTATGTATGCTTGGTAATATATTTAGATGTTTAATTAGATGAGCGCTAATTGGTCTCGCTCTTTCAGACCAGGAAaaggtgtctgactatgagatgAAGCTGATGGATCTTGATGTAGAACAGTTGGGAATCCCAGTAAGTGTTCTCCTCCCAACATTCAATAATTAAGTAATAATAGTTGTAGTGACGGTAGCATTTGTCACCAGATCACACCACCTCAGTAGCCACATTCTCACACGTCTTTCTCTTCCCCACCCCAGGAGCAGGAGTACAGCTGTGTGGTGAAGATGCCATCGGGGGAGTTTGCCCGTATCTGCCGTGACCTTTCTCAGATTGGTGACGCCGTTATGATCTCTTGTGCAAAGGATGGAGTTAAGTTTTCTGCCACGGGAGAGCTGGGCACCGGCAACGTCAAGTTGTCCCAGACCAGCAATGTGGACAAGGAGGAGGAAGCTGTAAGTATATGTGGGGTGGTCTGTTTCCCAAATGAggactcattacctgtataatgCACTGTATTTGAGACCAATCCCTCCTTCCTTACACTCAGGTGACTATTGAGATGAACGAACCAGTCCAGCTGATCTTCGCGCTGAACTACCTTAACTTCTTCACCAAGGCCACACCCCTTTCCAAGACCGTCATCCTCAGCATGTCTGCAGACATCCCCCTCGGTAGGTACCCTGCCCCCTAACGAGACCCATAAACACACATCTTAGTATGTACTGTGGGGTTTTGTTTCCTGATGTCTGACTGATCTAATTTGACTCATCTGTTCTTTGACAGTGGTGGAGTACAAGATAGCC containing:
- the LOC124034195 gene encoding proliferating cell nuclear antigen; the encoded protein is MFEARLVQGSILKKVLEALKDLITEACWDVSSSGISLQSMDSSHVSLVQLTLRSDGFDSYRCDRNLAMGVNLSSMSKILKCAGNEDIITLRAEDNADTLALVFETLNQEKVSDYEMKLMDLDVEQLGIPEQEYSCVVKMPSGEFARICRDLSQIGDAVMISCAKDGVKFSATGELGTGNVKLSQTSNVDKEEEAVTIEMNEPVQLIFALNYLNFFTKATPLSKTVILSMSADIPLVVEYKIADMGHVKYYLAPKIDEEAS